DNA from Pseudocitrobacter corydidari:
CGCACCGCACCCTGTGCGGCGTGTACTCAGGATGAGTCACTATGAGAACGGAATATCAACGCCGCCAGGACGCCAAAGAACATAGAACCTGGCTTTTTTGTGAACAGCTCAGTGAAGATGAGCTGTATGCCTTTTTAGAAAATAAAGACCATTCACTTCGCTATGCCGCAGCGAGACGTCTACAACTCATGGGTTCCGACCAGATTCTGGCCCAGGCGAAACAACGCTGCCATGATAAAAACTACCGTACTCGTGAAGTTGCCTGTTTTATTCTTGGGCAAATAAAAACCGCGAAAAGTAACGTTCCCGATATTATGGCCTTTCTGGATTCCTGCGCGGCCAATGATATCACCGCCATCGTGCGCGCCAGCGCCATTATTGCGATGGGCCACTTATTTTCACATCATTATGCGGATGAAGCACTTTGGGTGACGCTTAAAAATCGCTGTACTCAGGCTGCCGATTCTCCTTTTGTCACCGTCCGTCATGCCGTCGCATGCGCACTTATTTACCAGGCTGATAACAGCATTTTGCCTCTTCTTATCAGATTACTCCGCGATAAGCATGGCGAAGTCCGCAGTTGGGCGGGCTGTGCGATTAACGGCAACGGTTACGATTTACCAGAACTGCATGAAATATTTCGGGAAATGCTCACAGACGAACACGGTGGCGCAAGATATGAGGCAGAGATGTGGTTTGAAGAGCATAGCGAGTAGCATTGTTTCAGGAA
Protein-coding regions in this window:
- a CDS encoding HEAT repeat domain-containing protein; translated protein: MRTEYQRRQDAKEHRTWLFCEQLSEDELYAFLENKDHSLRYAAARRLQLMGSDQILAQAKQRCHDKNYRTREVACFILGQIKTAKSNVPDIMAFLDSCAANDITAIVRASAIIAMGHLFSHHYADEALWVTLKNRCTQAADSPFVTVRHAVACALIYQADNSILPLLIRLLRDKHGEVRSWAGCAINGNGYDLPELHEIFREMLTDEHGGARYEAEMWFEEHSE